Within Pelistega ratti, the genomic segment CTTCTGTCTTATCAGGAATCGTGATATAGACAGGGGTTGTATCTTTATCATCTTTTCCAATAATTTCTTTAGCATTGATGTAACCGTCAGAGTTTTCATCTTCACCAAACACGATATTTGGGGCACCATCGGTATTACGAGGGATTTCTTTTCCGTTTGGTAAGGTTACATTATTTGTAGAATCGTCATCACCATCTACCTTACCATCACCATTGCTATCGCCTGGTATTTTGGTATCTGGATTATTACCTGCAGGAACTGCCTCTGCATCAGCTGTATTACCTTTATCATCCGTACCTTTTGCATTTACAGGCTCACCATCTTTCACTGACGTAGCAGGAATGGTAATCTCACCTGTATCGGGATTAACAGTCGCTCCAGTATCGCCTGCATCAGGAATCGTCCATTTACCGTCTGAGCCTTTTTCAGCCGTTACGGTCTTATCGGTACCATCTTCACCTTTAAAGGTGACATCCACTTTGGTATTATCTGCACCGGGTTTAACAGTAACAGAACCATCATTATTAGCAGTAATTTCTGGTTTATCCGCTGTAGTATCAGTATTATTATTACCACTGCCACCACTGCCACCGCTACCACCACTGCTCGCTGCGGCAATAATACCAGCGATTGGCACTAAAGCTAGTAACCACCATGGGTTAAATGCCCAAAATGCACTGCCTAGGTCTTCACCGCCCAATGCTTGTGGCGCAGCTACTTCATCTGCTAGCATACTCACCGCATCAAGTTTTTCACCTGACTCGGGAACATACGCATAAATATTACCATTCTCATGTTGACCCACTAAGAGATTACTTACCTCTTCATTTTGGTCATCACCGTAATAACCTTGGATAACAATATCCGCATTCAAATTACCATCTTCTAAAAAGATTTTTAGGTCTTTCCCTTCACGTTTAGCAATAATATTTTGTGGGCCAAAACCAGTTGCATCATCAATGAGTTGATAGTTTGAATTGGCTCTGGCATCAATCACTAATACTTCACCTTGATTAATGTTGTGGTTAGCAATGACTTTCTTAGCACTTAATACTTTTAATGTTACTGACATAATATTTATTCCTTAATCGATATGATTATTGTTGTTGACCGTAAACAGTGATTTCAACACGACGATTCGGTTGATTGCACTCTTGTTTAGCCACACCATGTAAACTGGCACAATGTGTTACCACTGGTTGGCTTTTGCCATAGCCTACCGCTTCAATCGGTAAGGTAACACCCGCATTTTGTAATGCTTTTTTCACTGTCTCTGCACGTTGTTGTGATAAGCGTTGATTGTATTGTGTTGAACCTACTGGATCGGTGTGACCACTAACAACTAATTTACTCACCCCACTTAATGAGGCAATCCCTCGTGCAAAGCTAATAATTTCTTGTTTTCCGTTAGGAAGAATGTCGTTATAGCCTGCTTTATTAAAGGCAAATAAGGCACTGGCATCTAATTCGGCATTGGCTAACACAGGCTCACCACACTGCTCAGGGGCTGGTACACGTGATAGGGTTTGATTTTCTTTGGGTAATTGGCTAATCACCATTTGTGCTTCTTGCTCATTAACACGTACAAATGTCAATTGACCGCGTTGATCTTGAATGACTTTAACAAAAGTCGTTTGTCCTACTGGTAGGGTGTAGTTCACCCCATGTGTGCGATTACCAAACGCTGCATTTGTACTAAAAGATGAGCTTATCAATGTTTTAGCAGCGCAAACCGTTACAGGTGTAAAAGCATTCGGTAATAAAGAGGCTT encodes:
- a CDS encoding OmpA family protein; the encoded protein is MKKSLLSVALLAALSACTTSKELGQPLEKWHNFASSSVSTPQLGENQSQIVFFRQDDIQGPAVNVYINGNYQASLLPNAFTPVTVCAAKTLISSSFSTNAAFGNRTHGVNYTLPVGQTTFVKVIQDQRGQLTFVRVNEQEAQMVISQLPKENQTLSRVPAPEQCGEPVLANAELDASALFAFNKAGYNDILPNGKQEIISFARGIASLSGVSKLVVSGHTDPVGSTQYNQRLSQQRAETVKKALQNAGVTLPIEAVGYGKSQPVVTHCASLHGVAKQECNQPNRRVEITVYGQQQ